Proteins encoded in a region of the Xylocopa sonorina isolate GNS202 chromosome 1, iyXylSono1_principal, whole genome shotgun sequence genome:
- the Pif1 gene encoding pif1 DNA helicase produces the protein MDQESCSVTCSVTIEWTNSQGTMLKKTNHRTATLRLIRNNFREMFVEVRAEKSNQTTKLSLKSISVFNKFMAEGKASIKFKEEHCTLFLSNAPTSQLISFLKTIYIKISNESERAGKMTLKEKLLSNQSFGGHQEISPATSTEVNKAKEKAISVSRATITTPSPSASKKRKRVDENKLSLPSAKKLYENPTVGQMTEEQSRILEAVLSGKNIFFTGSAGTGKSYLLRRIIAALPPEVTMATASTGVAACHIGGITLHQFAGIGLGTANLDRCYQMASRNSSASMWRKTKHLIIDEISMVDGEYFDKIEAVARHIRRNERPFGGIQLILCGDFFQLPPVSSRDKKAQFCFESSAWEKCVHFNYELQIVHRQKDSEFVQILNNIRIGRVTDEIAEKLKATAKQKIEDNGILATRLCSHVNEAEEINEFQLNELKSESKVYTAQDSDPSMTTTLNQQLTVPDKLILKIGAQVMLLKNINLSTGLVNGARGVIVKFADNVPVVQFKSGIQYHAKLEKWSLKTNLGTIVHRKQVPLKLAWAFSIHKSQGLTLDCVEMCLTRVFNAGQSYVALSRAQSLESLRVLDFNNQQVWAHPAVLMFYKKFRRNLQEMEMIPLGKKKRI, from the coding sequence ATGGATCAAGAAAGCTGTTCGGTAACGTGTTCCGTTACAATCGAATGGACCAATTCCCAAGGTACTATGTTAAAGAAGACGAATCATCGAACGGCCACGTTGCGCTTAATCCGCAATAATTTCCGTGAAATGTTTGTCGAGGTACGCGCGGAGAAATCGAATCAAACGACGAAGCTATCGCTGAAATCTATATCGGTTTTTAATAAATTCATGGCTGAAGGGAAAGCCTCTATTAAGTTCAAGGAGGAACACTGTACGCtcttcttatcgaatgccccgACATCTCAGCTGATCAGTTTTTTAAAGACGATATACATCAAGATCTCAAACGAGTCGGAACGAGCAGGAAAAATGACGTTAAAGGAGAAACTACTTTCTAATCAGTCGTTCGGTGGTCATCAGGAAATCAGTCCAGCGACAAGTACCGAAGTGAACAAAGCTAAAGAAAAGGCCATCAGCGTGTCACGCGCTACAATCACAACTCCGTCCCCTAGTGCTTCTAAGAAGAGAAAGCGGGTGGATGAAAACAAATTGAGTTTACCTAGTGCGAAAAAATTGTACGAGAATCCAACAGTGGGTCAAATGACAGAGGAACAAAGTAGGATTTTAGAGGCAGTATTAAGCGGGAAGAATATCTTTTTCACTGGCAGCGCGGGTACTGGAAAGTCGTATCTGTTGAGAAGAATAATAGCGGCCCTTCCTCCAGAGGTCACAATGGCCACAGCAAGTACAGGAGTAGCAGCGTGTCACATCGGTGGGATAACTTTACATCAGTTTGCGGGGATCGGATTAGGAACCGCTAATCTAGACAGATGCTATCAAATGGCTTCTCGCAATTCGTCTGCTTCAATGTGGAGAAAAACTAAGCATTTGATTATAGATGAAATTTCTATGGTGGATGGAGAGTATTTCGATAAGATTGAAGCTGTCGCCAGACATATTCGTAGAAACGAAAGGCCATTTGGTGGAATACAATTAATATTGTGCGGTGACTTTTTTCAACTACCACCGGTCTCTTCAAGGGACAAGAAGGCACAGTTCTGTTTCGAAAGTAGTGCATGGGAGAAATGTGTTCACTTCAATTACGAACTGCAAATTGTCCACAGACAGAAAGATTCTGAGTTTGTACAGATTTTAAATAACATTAGAATAGGTAGAGTGACTGATGAAATTGCTGAGAAATTGAAAGCAACGGCTAAGCAAAAAATAGAAGACAATGGTATTTTAGCAACAAGACTTTGTTCCCATGTGAACGAAGCTGAGGAAATTAACGAGTTTCAACTAAATGAATTGAAAAGCGAATCTAAGGTTTACACTGCTCAAGATTCTGATCCATCGATGACTACAACATTGAATCAACAGTTGACCGTCCCTGATAAATTAATACTGAAAATAGGTGCTCAAGTAATGTTGCTTAAGAATATAAATCTATCTACTGGTCTAGTAAATGGAGCAAGAGGTGTAATTGTTAAGTTCGCAGACAATGTACCGGTAGTTCAATTTAAATCTGGCATTCAGTATCATGCAAAGCTGGAAAAATGGAGTTTAAAGACAAACTTAGGCACCATAGTGCACAGGAAACAGGTTCCATTAAAATTAGCATGGGCCTTTTCCATTCATAAAAGCCAAGGATTAACTTTAGACTGTGTCGAAATGTGCCTTACAAGAGTTTTTAATGCTGGACAGTCGTACGTCGCTCTTTCAAGGGCTCAAAGCTTAGAATCTTTAAGAGTTTTAGACTTTAATAATCAACAGGTGTGGGCTCATCCAGCTGTGCTTATGTTTTACAAAAAATTTAGGCGGAACTTGCAAGAAATGGAAATGATTCCActaggaaagaaaaaaagaatctGA
- the LOC143424071 gene encoding uncharacterized protein LOC143424071 isoform X2, whose product MIFASNLSSSGRFLMDAEVAVNSLCSASAQQTTVVVSKAEMNRDDIAIRNPINQLFTERRKKMWSSVTAAGTENGPAPPSRSKHSATLLAGHVYLLGGRNGNLPLKDLWRYSLAESKWEELHPGGERPPALQEHSAVAYKDCLYVFGGELGFSAGTETPLWVYNVKTNVWRKVRAQRGCAVPRGRRGHTALVHRGQMLVYGGYQDLRGSSPELWAFHFETESWHLLSSSESGPAARHKHSAVLHGDAMYIYGGMTDLQERSDCWRWDVNSASWCLLKNKPGPGPLHGHAACRLPSCMLIFGGESGGLATNELWRFHFGTEVWEKLSVPGPKPQPRAESVALAVSELLIRGTNIDNPKPKPRNQRTRLCNNRISPNEAPTRPSFLKEISKLSQINLSRLSHPTKCSYSVLSGQDDNEESPQEQVDSEVVEPSTGMVKSRSANTLARRRQKPPETTSKNPDGSNCNNSTSSSGMTRDPISVPNFRALTLPTPVLTPVEAARLVFVDPDENSDNEERKEPPTSRLIEVQEERRDFAAVHQACQPTRGESYSSHLYEAALQTPKTPTTSKIPMSASVRFADLEEGEESTSDYASIEARSPGDPLADDDWPSGRKSKQYRPMITPSTIREGQFGFCNPNYLGLDETKGHHQQQHQQQQQQQSQDGKYAKLLNSPPDSVLEDEPGRSASQTFAELLELQEIRRVPRVPPKSLPLGSPSRRAVSASRAERQRAKVAAVDINESETLSYGPAPLYVFLVGGKEKGQVTVFARPVSLWKLQLAPHIF is encoded by the exons ATGATATTCGCGAGCAATTTGTCCTCGTCGGGCCGCTTCTTAATGGACGCAGAAGTTGCGGTGAATTCATTATGCTCCGCAAGTGCACAGCAAACAACGGTAGTTGTAAGCAAAGCAGAAATGAATCGTGACGACATCGCAATAAGGAATCCAATTAACCAACTGTTTACCGAGAGAAG GAAGAAAATGTGGAGCTCGGTTACCGCGGCTGGCACGGAAAACGGGCCCGCACCACCATCGAGGAGCAAGCACAGCGCCACTTTGCTCGCTGGGCACGTATATCTGCTTGGCGGACGTAACGGCAATCTTCCCCTCAAAGATCTCTGGCGATACAGCCTTG CGGAGAGCAAATGGGAGGAATTGCATCCTGGGGGAGAAAGGCCGCCAGCACTCCAGGAACACAGCGCGGTAGCTTACAAGGATTGCCTGTACGTTTTCGGGGGAGAGCTCGGCTTCTCCGCGGGCACGGAAACACCGCTCTGGGTTTACAATGTCAAG ACTAACGTGTGGAGAAAAGTAAGAGCGCAACGGGGATGCGCTGTGCCGAGAGGACGAAGAGGACACACCGCTCTGGTTCATCGCGGTCAGATGCTCGTCTACGGAGGCTACCAAGATTTACGCGGGAGTTCTCCTGAATTGTGGGCATTCCATTTCG AAACGGAATCGTGGCACCTTCTTTCCTCGAGTGAGAGCGGTCCAGCAGCGAGGCACAAACACTCGGCTGTATTACACGGCGACGCCATGTACATTTACGGCGGTATGACAGATCTGCAGGAGAGAAGCGATTGCTGGCGATGGGACGTGAACAGCGCATCTTGGTGCTTGCTGAAGAACAAGCCAGGTCCAGGACCGCTCCACGGTCACGCAGCTTGTAGACTACCCAGCTGTATGCTAATCTTCGGCGGAGAAAGCGGCGGTTTGGCTACGAACGAGCTCTGGCGATTTCATTTCG GTACGGAAGTCTGGGAGAAATTGTCAGTGCCGGGTCCCAAGCCTCAACCAAGAGCGGAGAGCGTGGCGTTAGCGGTTTCCGAATTGTTAATTCGCGGGACCAATATCGACAATCCGAAACCGAAGCCAAGGAATCAACGCACGAGGCTTTGCAACAATAGGATATCGCCAAATGAAGCGCCGACCAGGCCCAGTTTTCTCAAGGAGATCTCCAAATTGTCGCAGATCAATCTGTCGCGTTTGAGTCATCCGACGAAGTGCAGCTACTCCGTTCTAAGCGGACAGGACGACAACGAGGAGAGTCCTCAAGAG CAAGTGGACTCTGAGGTGGTCGAGCCGTCCACGGGGATGGTCAAGTCCCGAAGCGCGAACACGCTGGCACGTCGAAGACAAAAACCGCCAGAAACGACGTCCAAGAACCCTGATGGTAGCAACTGCAACAACAGCACCAGTAGTTCAGGCATGACCAGAGATCCCATCTCAGTGCCGAATTTCCGTGCTCTCACCTTGCCCACGCCGGTTCTGACGCCTGTCGAGGCAGCCAGGCTCGTGTTCGTCGACCCTGACGAGAACAGCGACAACGAGGAGCGAAAAGAGCCGCCTACATCGAGGTTGATAGAAGTCCAAGAGGAAAGACG AGACTTCGCGGCTGTGCACCAAGCCTGTCAACCGACACGTGGCGAGAGTTACAGCTCTCATCTGTACGAAGCTGCGCTGCAAACCCCAAAGACGCCAACCACATCCAAGATCCCCATGTCCGCGTCTGTCCGCTTCGCCGACTTGGAGGAGGGCGAGGAGTCGACGTCGGATTACGCGAGCATCGAGGCAAGAAGTCCTGGCGATCCTCTGGCAGACGACGATTGGCCGTCAGGACGGAAGAGCAAACAGTATCGTCCCATGATCACACCGTCGACGATACGCGAGGGCCAATTTGGGTTCTGCAACCCGAATTATCTGGGTCTGGACGAAACGAAGGGTCATCATCAACAGCAAcaccagcaacagcagcagcagcagtctcAAGACGGGAAGTACGCGAAGCTGTTGAACAGCCCGCCTGACAGCGTCCTGGAGGACGAGCCAGGAAGATCAGCCTCGCAGACGTTCGCTGAGCTACTGGAGCTTCAAGAAATCAGAAGGGTGCCACGGGTGCCGCCCAAGAGCTTACCGTTGGGCTCGCCCTCCAGAAGAGCGGTCAGCGCGTCGAGGGCGGAGAGGCAACGCGCCAAAGTTGCCGCGGTTGACATCAACGAATCGGAGACGCTATCCTACGGACCAGCACCCCTGTACGTGTTTCTAGTCGGAGGGAAAGAGAAGGGCCAGGTCACGGTGTTCGCCAGACCCGTTTCCTTGTGGAAATTGCAATTAGCGCCGCACATCTTTTAA
- the LOC143424071 gene encoding uncharacterized protein LOC143424071 isoform X1 has translation MIFASNLSSSGRFLMDAEVAVNSLCSASAQQTTVVVSKAEMNRDDIAIRNPINQLFTERRKKMWSSVTAAGTENGPAPPSRSKHSATLLAGHVYLLGGRNGNLPLKDLWRYSLAESKWEELHPGGERPPALQEHSAVAYKDCLYVFGGELGFSAGTETPLWVYNVKTNVWRKVRAQRGCAVPRGRRGHTALVHRGQMLVYGGYQDLRGSSPELWAFHFETESWHLLSSSESGPAARHKHSAVLHGDAMYIYGGMTDLQERSDCWRWDVNSASWCLLKNKPGPGPLHGHAACRLPSCMLIFGGESGGLATNELWRFHFGTEVWEKLSVPGPKPQPRAESVALAVSELLIRGTNIDNPKPKPRNQRTRLCNNRISPNEAPTRPSFLKEISKLSQINLSRLSHPTKCSYSVLSGQDDNEESPQEANTYYPFQQVDSEVVEPSTGMVKSRSANTLARRRQKPPETTSKNPDGSNCNNSTSSSGMTRDPISVPNFRALTLPTPVLTPVEAARLVFVDPDENSDNEERKEPPTSRLIEVQEERRDFAAVHQACQPTRGESYSSHLYEAALQTPKTPTTSKIPMSASVRFADLEEGEESTSDYASIEARSPGDPLADDDWPSGRKSKQYRPMITPSTIREGQFGFCNPNYLGLDETKGHHQQQHQQQQQQQSQDGKYAKLLNSPPDSVLEDEPGRSASQTFAELLELQEIRRVPRVPPKSLPLGSPSRRAVSASRAERQRAKVAAVDINESETLSYGPAPLYVFLVGGKEKGQVTVFARPVSLWKLQLAPHIF, from the exons ATGATATTCGCGAGCAATTTGTCCTCGTCGGGCCGCTTCTTAATGGACGCAGAAGTTGCGGTGAATTCATTATGCTCCGCAAGTGCACAGCAAACAACGGTAGTTGTAAGCAAAGCAGAAATGAATCGTGACGACATCGCAATAAGGAATCCAATTAACCAACTGTTTACCGAGAGAAG GAAGAAAATGTGGAGCTCGGTTACCGCGGCTGGCACGGAAAACGGGCCCGCACCACCATCGAGGAGCAAGCACAGCGCCACTTTGCTCGCTGGGCACGTATATCTGCTTGGCGGACGTAACGGCAATCTTCCCCTCAAAGATCTCTGGCGATACAGCCTTG CGGAGAGCAAATGGGAGGAATTGCATCCTGGGGGAGAAAGGCCGCCAGCACTCCAGGAACACAGCGCGGTAGCTTACAAGGATTGCCTGTACGTTTTCGGGGGAGAGCTCGGCTTCTCCGCGGGCACGGAAACACCGCTCTGGGTTTACAATGTCAAG ACTAACGTGTGGAGAAAAGTAAGAGCGCAACGGGGATGCGCTGTGCCGAGAGGACGAAGAGGACACACCGCTCTGGTTCATCGCGGTCAGATGCTCGTCTACGGAGGCTACCAAGATTTACGCGGGAGTTCTCCTGAATTGTGGGCATTCCATTTCG AAACGGAATCGTGGCACCTTCTTTCCTCGAGTGAGAGCGGTCCAGCAGCGAGGCACAAACACTCGGCTGTATTACACGGCGACGCCATGTACATTTACGGCGGTATGACAGATCTGCAGGAGAGAAGCGATTGCTGGCGATGGGACGTGAACAGCGCATCTTGGTGCTTGCTGAAGAACAAGCCAGGTCCAGGACCGCTCCACGGTCACGCAGCTTGTAGACTACCCAGCTGTATGCTAATCTTCGGCGGAGAAAGCGGCGGTTTGGCTACGAACGAGCTCTGGCGATTTCATTTCG GTACGGAAGTCTGGGAGAAATTGTCAGTGCCGGGTCCCAAGCCTCAACCAAGAGCGGAGAGCGTGGCGTTAGCGGTTTCCGAATTGTTAATTCGCGGGACCAATATCGACAATCCGAAACCGAAGCCAAGGAATCAACGCACGAGGCTTTGCAACAATAGGATATCGCCAAATGAAGCGCCGACCAGGCCCAGTTTTCTCAAGGAGATCTCCAAATTGTCGCAGATCAATCTGTCGCGTTTGAGTCATCCGACGAAGTGCAGCTACTCCGTTCTAAGCGGACAGGACGACAACGAGGAGAGTCCTCAAGAG GCGAATACGTATTATCCGTTTCAGCAAGTGGACTCTGAGGTGGTCGAGCCGTCCACGGGGATGGTCAAGTCCCGAAGCGCGAACACGCTGGCACGTCGAAGACAAAAACCGCCAGAAACGACGTCCAAGAACCCTGATGGTAGCAACTGCAACAACAGCACCAGTAGTTCAGGCATGACCAGAGATCCCATCTCAGTGCCGAATTTCCGTGCTCTCACCTTGCCCACGCCGGTTCTGACGCCTGTCGAGGCAGCCAGGCTCGTGTTCGTCGACCCTGACGAGAACAGCGACAACGAGGAGCGAAAAGAGCCGCCTACATCGAGGTTGATAGAAGTCCAAGAGGAAAGACG AGACTTCGCGGCTGTGCACCAAGCCTGTCAACCGACACGTGGCGAGAGTTACAGCTCTCATCTGTACGAAGCTGCGCTGCAAACCCCAAAGACGCCAACCACATCCAAGATCCCCATGTCCGCGTCTGTCCGCTTCGCCGACTTGGAGGAGGGCGAGGAGTCGACGTCGGATTACGCGAGCATCGAGGCAAGAAGTCCTGGCGATCCTCTGGCAGACGACGATTGGCCGTCAGGACGGAAGAGCAAACAGTATCGTCCCATGATCACACCGTCGACGATACGCGAGGGCCAATTTGGGTTCTGCAACCCGAATTATCTGGGTCTGGACGAAACGAAGGGTCATCATCAACAGCAAcaccagcaacagcagcagcagcagtctcAAGACGGGAAGTACGCGAAGCTGTTGAACAGCCCGCCTGACAGCGTCCTGGAGGACGAGCCAGGAAGATCAGCCTCGCAGACGTTCGCTGAGCTACTGGAGCTTCAAGAAATCAGAAGGGTGCCACGGGTGCCGCCCAAGAGCTTACCGTTGGGCTCGCCCTCCAGAAGAGCGGTCAGCGCGTCGAGGGCGGAGAGGCAACGCGCCAAAGTTGCCGCGGTTGACATCAACGAATCGGAGACGCTATCCTACGGACCAGCACCCCTGTACGTGTTTCTAGTCGGAGGGAAAGAGAAGGGCCAGGTCACGGTGTTCGCCAGACCCGTTTCCTTGTGGAAATTGCAATTAGCGCCGCACATCTTTTAA
- the LOC143424071 gene encoding uncharacterized protein LOC143424071 isoform X3, with protein sequence MWSSVTAAGTENGPAPPSRSKHSATLLAGHVYLLGGRNGNLPLKDLWRYSLAESKWEELHPGGERPPALQEHSAVAYKDCLYVFGGELGFSAGTETPLWVYNVKTNVWRKVRAQRGCAVPRGRRGHTALVHRGQMLVYGGYQDLRGSSPELWAFHFETESWHLLSSSESGPAARHKHSAVLHGDAMYIYGGMTDLQERSDCWRWDVNSASWCLLKNKPGPGPLHGHAACRLPSCMLIFGGESGGLATNELWRFHFGTEVWEKLSVPGPKPQPRAESVALAVSELLIRGTNIDNPKPKPRNQRTRLCNNRISPNEAPTRPSFLKEISKLSQINLSRLSHPTKCSYSVLSGQDDNEESPQEANTYYPFQQVDSEVVEPSTGMVKSRSANTLARRRQKPPETTSKNPDGSNCNNSTSSSGMTRDPISVPNFRALTLPTPVLTPVEAARLVFVDPDENSDNEERKEPPTSRLIEVQEERRDFAAVHQACQPTRGESYSSHLYEAALQTPKTPTTSKIPMSASVRFADLEEGEESTSDYASIEARSPGDPLADDDWPSGRKSKQYRPMITPSTIREGQFGFCNPNYLGLDETKGHHQQQHQQQQQQQSQDGKYAKLLNSPPDSVLEDEPGRSASQTFAELLELQEIRRVPRVPPKSLPLGSPSRRAVSASRAERQRAKVAAVDINESETLSYGPAPLYVFLVGGKEKGQVTVFARPVSLWKLQLAPHIF encoded by the exons ATGTGGAGCTCGGTTACCGCGGCTGGCACGGAAAACGGGCCCGCACCACCATCGAGGAGCAAGCACAGCGCCACTTTGCTCGCTGGGCACGTATATCTGCTTGGCGGACGTAACGGCAATCTTCCCCTCAAAGATCTCTGGCGATACAGCCTTG CGGAGAGCAAATGGGAGGAATTGCATCCTGGGGGAGAAAGGCCGCCAGCACTCCAGGAACACAGCGCGGTAGCTTACAAGGATTGCCTGTACGTTTTCGGGGGAGAGCTCGGCTTCTCCGCGGGCACGGAAACACCGCTCTGGGTTTACAATGTCAAG ACTAACGTGTGGAGAAAAGTAAGAGCGCAACGGGGATGCGCTGTGCCGAGAGGACGAAGAGGACACACCGCTCTGGTTCATCGCGGTCAGATGCTCGTCTACGGAGGCTACCAAGATTTACGCGGGAGTTCTCCTGAATTGTGGGCATTCCATTTCG AAACGGAATCGTGGCACCTTCTTTCCTCGAGTGAGAGCGGTCCAGCAGCGAGGCACAAACACTCGGCTGTATTACACGGCGACGCCATGTACATTTACGGCGGTATGACAGATCTGCAGGAGAGAAGCGATTGCTGGCGATGGGACGTGAACAGCGCATCTTGGTGCTTGCTGAAGAACAAGCCAGGTCCAGGACCGCTCCACGGTCACGCAGCTTGTAGACTACCCAGCTGTATGCTAATCTTCGGCGGAGAAAGCGGCGGTTTGGCTACGAACGAGCTCTGGCGATTTCATTTCG GTACGGAAGTCTGGGAGAAATTGTCAGTGCCGGGTCCCAAGCCTCAACCAAGAGCGGAGAGCGTGGCGTTAGCGGTTTCCGAATTGTTAATTCGCGGGACCAATATCGACAATCCGAAACCGAAGCCAAGGAATCAACGCACGAGGCTTTGCAACAATAGGATATCGCCAAATGAAGCGCCGACCAGGCCCAGTTTTCTCAAGGAGATCTCCAAATTGTCGCAGATCAATCTGTCGCGTTTGAGTCATCCGACGAAGTGCAGCTACTCCGTTCTAAGCGGACAGGACGACAACGAGGAGAGTCCTCAAGAG GCGAATACGTATTATCCGTTTCAGCAAGTGGACTCTGAGGTGGTCGAGCCGTCCACGGGGATGGTCAAGTCCCGAAGCGCGAACACGCTGGCACGTCGAAGACAAAAACCGCCAGAAACGACGTCCAAGAACCCTGATGGTAGCAACTGCAACAACAGCACCAGTAGTTCAGGCATGACCAGAGATCCCATCTCAGTGCCGAATTTCCGTGCTCTCACCTTGCCCACGCCGGTTCTGACGCCTGTCGAGGCAGCCAGGCTCGTGTTCGTCGACCCTGACGAGAACAGCGACAACGAGGAGCGAAAAGAGCCGCCTACATCGAGGTTGATAGAAGTCCAAGAGGAAAGACG AGACTTCGCGGCTGTGCACCAAGCCTGTCAACCGACACGTGGCGAGAGTTACAGCTCTCATCTGTACGAAGCTGCGCTGCAAACCCCAAAGACGCCAACCACATCCAAGATCCCCATGTCCGCGTCTGTCCGCTTCGCCGACTTGGAGGAGGGCGAGGAGTCGACGTCGGATTACGCGAGCATCGAGGCAAGAAGTCCTGGCGATCCTCTGGCAGACGACGATTGGCCGTCAGGACGGAAGAGCAAACAGTATCGTCCCATGATCACACCGTCGACGATACGCGAGGGCCAATTTGGGTTCTGCAACCCGAATTATCTGGGTCTGGACGAAACGAAGGGTCATCATCAACAGCAAcaccagcaacagcagcagcagcagtctcAAGACGGGAAGTACGCGAAGCTGTTGAACAGCCCGCCTGACAGCGTCCTGGAGGACGAGCCAGGAAGATCAGCCTCGCAGACGTTCGCTGAGCTACTGGAGCTTCAAGAAATCAGAAGGGTGCCACGGGTGCCGCCCAAGAGCTTACCGTTGGGCTCGCCCTCCAGAAGAGCGGTCAGCGCGTCGAGGGCGGAGAGGCAACGCGCCAAAGTTGCCGCGGTTGACATCAACGAATCGGAGACGCTATCCTACGGACCAGCACCCCTGTACGTGTTTCTAGTCGGAGGGAAAGAGAAGGGCCAGGTCACGGTGTTCGCCAGACCCGTTTCCTTGTGGAAATTGCAATTAGCGCCGCACATCTTTTAA